ACAAATAAAGGGGTAAGATTATGGGTGGAGTTAATAAAATAGGAGGGGAAATATGAAACTTAAAAAAACATTATTAGTTTTAGCACTATTTAGTAGTATTGGAGTAATTGCAAATGCAGTGACAGCATCTAGTGGGAAAGAAAATGATAGAATTATTATAGCTCATAGAGGTGCCTCAGGATATTTACCAGAACATACTCTAGAATCAAAGGCATTAGCCTTTGCCCAAGGAGCAGATTATTTAGAACAAGATTTAGCTATGACAAAGGATGATAGATTAGTTGTTATTCATGATCATTTTTTAGATGGATTAACAGATGTAGCTAAAAAATTTCCAGATAGAGCAAGGGAAGATGGACGTTATTATGTTGTTGATTTTACCTTAGCAGAAATTGAAACACTTGAAATGACAGAAAACTTTAAAACTGTAGATGGAAAACAAGTACAAGTATATCCAAATAGATTCCCAATGTGGAAATCCCATTTTAGAATCCATACTTTTGAAGATGAATTGGAATTTATTCAAGGATTGGAAAAATCAACAGGAAAAACTGTAGGGATTTATCCAGAAATAAAAGCTCCTTGGTTCCACCATCAAAATGGAAAGGATATTGCAAAGGCAACTTTAGAAGTATTAAAAAAATATGGTTATACAACTAAAGATAGCCCTGTTTATTTCCAAACATTTGATTACAATGAATTAAAACGTGTGAAAACAGAATTATTACCTGAAATGGGAATGGACTTAAAATTAGTTCAATTAGTTGCCTATACTGATTGGCATGAAACAGAGGAACAAAATGCAAAGGGTGAATGGGTAAATTATGATTATGACTGGATGTTTAAAAAAGGTGCAATGAAAGAAATATCTAAATATGCAGATGGAATTGGACCAGGATGGTATATGATGATAGATGAAGATAATTCAACTAAGGGTAATGTAAAATTAACTCCAATGGCTGGATATATAGAAGTTTCAGGAATGGAATGTCATCCTTATACAGTAAGAAAGGATGCATTACCAGATTTCTTTGATAATGTAAACCAAATGTATGAAACATTACTTTATAAAGCAAATGCAACAGGATTATTTACAGATTTCCCTGATTTAGGTGTTAAATACGTAGAAAGCAAATAGAAATATTAATAAAGGTATATGCTAATTAGCATATACCTTTTATTATCCATACAAGTATGTTTTAGCAGAATAAATATAGAAAATAAAGTAAAAATAATAGAATAACATTCATATGAAGCAGAATATTAAATTCCAATTGAATCTAAAATTATTGCAGTGGCAGATTCCTTTGATGCAATGACTTCAAAAAGACCTTATATTTCAAACCCATTATCTTTAGAACAAGCAATTGTTGAGTTACAAAAATACAATTTGATAAGGCAATTGTTTATGTATTTGTCAATAAGGTATTAAGGCTGATTAATAGGGAACTTTAATTTTTTGAATTTAATTATTTTTTAATATAAAAATAGGAGGGATTATTTATGTTTACAAATTTATTATTAGAAGAGGAAAAAAGTGTGTTTTTAAAATTATTAGTGTATCTTTCAAAAATTGATAATGAGCTTTCTACAAACGAGGTAAATTTTATAAAAAAAGCAGGTCATGATATAGGTATTGAAGTAGATAACAATATCTTTGACTTAAAAGTTGGAAAATTAGAAGATTTATTATTTCAATTTAAAAGTAAAAGATCTAAAAAAATATTATTAATTGAATTAATTAATATTGCTTTAGCAGATAATAATTATAGTGTTGAAGAAAGAGGTGGGATACTTGAAATCTCTAGAATATTAGAAATTTCAAAAAATGAAGTTATAAATATTGAAAATTGGGTAGTAGAAGGAAACAAATGGATTTCTAAAGGAAGTAAAATAATATTAGATTAAGGAGGGAAAAATGGCTAGAGGAGATCATGTAAAAGTAAGTAGATGTTTAGGAGCATACTATCATCATGGTATAGATGTTGGAAATGGCAAAATTATTCATTATACAGGAGAGCCAGGGAAAAAAATAAATGCGTCTATAGAAATAACTTCTATTAATGAATTTTTAAATGGTGGGAAGCTTGAAATAGTAAAATATTCAAAGTGTTTAAGTGAAACTGAGACAATATCGAGAGCATTTGAATTAATTGGAGAAAAAAATTATAATTTGTTTTTTAATAATTGTGAACATTTTGCAAATTATTGTAAAGTAGGAGAAACTAAAAGTGAACAAGTTAATAATATGAAATATGGTACAGGTACAGCAGCAAGTACGGTGATGAGCACAACTGCAGGAATAGGAGCAGTAGCTAGTGTGGGAACAGTTGGCGGCTTGAGTGGAGCTGGAGTTATGTCTGGTTTAGCAGCAATAGGACCAGGAGGAGTAGTGGGAGGGATAGCTACATTATCAGCAGCTCCAGCAATAGCAGCAAATATTGCAATGAACAAAATATTGAATGATAATGATACCTTAACAATGGAAGAAAGAGATGCGAGAAAAGTAGGAAGAACAGCAGCTAAAGTAGGAACAGTAGCAGTAGCTGGCGGTAGTGTAGCAGCCATTTCATCTGCAGGAACAGTAGCAGGTTTAAGTGGAGCTGGTATTACTAGTGGTTTAGCAGCAATAGGGGGAACAGTAGGTGGAGGAATGGTAGCTGGAACAGCAATAGCGGTAGCAGCTCCAGCGGTAGCGGCTGTAGCAGTGGGTACTTGTATTTATAAAGCTTTTAAATGGTTAAGCAATTAAAATAAGATTTTTTAGCAAACAAACTATAAAAATAATATAAAGTTCCTTATTAATTTTAATTAATGTTAGAGTATAATAATTGTAGGTAAATTATCAATAAATAAAAAAAATAATATTTTTGTTCCTTCAGCTTTACGCTGAAGGAATTTTTGTTTCTGTTAAATCACTATAAATACAATTTTTTTTCTTAAATGTTAAAAGCTTCTGTATCCAAATGCGAGTCTCTTAATAACTTTTTTTTATTTATTTGAAAATTTGACATGGAGGAAAATAAGATGTAATATTAAAATGTTTAAGAATACTATTTGAAGGAAGGACGTTATAATGGAGAAAATTTTGCTACAAATTATATCAGGAGCAGCAGCAGCAGGATATATTACAAATGATATAGCTATTCAAATGTTATTCAAAAAATATTTTGGTAAATTTGGTGGGGTTATTGTTAGAACTAGAGATAGTTTTGAAAAAAATGTCAGTGAACTAGTGGAAGATGAAGTTATCAATCATGAAACTTTAAAAAAAGAAATAGATTCCCTTGAATTTAGAAAAGAATTACTTAATGTAGTTTCTGATTTTTATACAGTTAGTTTAAAAGAAAAATGTGGGGATAAAACCTTTGCACATATAAAAAATTATGATGAAAGTAAGGATGTTATAGTTGAAACTTTTAAAAATGAATCAAAGGCATTATTTGATCAAATTATAAGTAGTGGAACTTCTAGTATATATGTAAATAACTTAATTGATGAAAAGGGAAAAGAAATAATAGCAACTAATGTATATGATCTTGCCTATGAAGTTCTTAGGGACAAGGAGTATATATATAAGTTTTATAATAAATTAATAGAAGAACACAGTGAAAAAAAACTTTCAGATCTTGTAACATCAAAGGCATTTAACTTATTTGAAGCTGAAATTTTAAAAAATATAGATGGACTAGGGGAAAGGATACTTAAGGGTTATTCTGGTAAATTACAAAATACCTGTGAAAGTATATATGAGACTTTGGACCTAGCTGAAATTATAGAAGATTTCACAAGGAATATTCAAGATAAATCCCTATTGGATATACTTGGAAAAGAAAAGTCATTTATCTTAATAGAAGAGGTTAAAAATGATTTTGTGGAATTTATAAAGTCAGAAGAGGGAAAAAAAATTCTAAATAGTATATCCACTATGATTATAGAGATACTAAAGGAACAAAAAATAAGCTTAAGTGATATGTTAGATACAAGTATGAAATCAAAAATAGATAAGTTTTTTATAGAACAATTACCTAGTATAATTACTGAAATTATTTCTTGGATTAGAGAAAATAAAGAAAATTTTGAGATAGGCATAGAAGAATCAGTGGATGAGGTTATCTCCCAGTATGGGGTAGTTAAGGAGACTATATTAAAATTTATAAGAAATGTATTTATGGAAGACATAGCTAAGAAATACGCTATTATTAATAAGGGAATAGACTATTTAGAAAAGTATAAGGATGATAAAAAGTTAGGGGAAAAATTATCTGAAAAAGTTTTACAAATGTTTCAGGAAAAAAGTATTGGAGAGATAATATCAGAATTAGAAAAAAACAAGATAATATCTTCTAGTGGAATACAAGAGTTTTTAAAATTTAATATGGAAGAAATTATTAATAGGGTCCCAAGGGAAAATATTTTAACTTTGTTTAACATAAAAATTAGTAAGATGATTCCAAAGACTTTAGACATAAATTCTTTATTGGAAGAAAAAATAAAAGCTGAAATAATAATAATAGTAAAAAACAATCTTGAAAGTGGTAAGTTTGAAAAACAATTAAAAGAAACAGTTAAAAATGAAATATTTATATTAAAAGAGAAAAAGTTACGTGACCTTATAGGAAGTAACAAAACAGTAGAATTTCTTGGAAATTATTCTTTGGAAAAAATAAATGATAATAAACTTAAATTAATAGAAAATTTAAAAAATCAAATAGATGAAAACTTTGGAAATAAGAAATTAAATGAAATATTACCATGTGAGAGCTTCAATGGAGCAAGGGAAAAGTTTAGAGATTTAGTGGGAACTAAATTAGAAGAGGGATTAAAGGATTTAAAGGGAACTATAATAAGTGATCTTGTGGATAATATTTCCAAATCTAAAGATATAGATGAAAAAACAGTGGATATATTTTTAAATATAATAGACAACAAACTAGAAGAAATGTTAAAGGGAAACATAAGTAAGGTAGTGGCTAACAATATACATAGCTTAGATAACAGAGATCTTAATAGTATGGTTAAGGACTTTATGGGTAGAGAGCTAAGGGCAATTAACATAGCAGGAGCTGGACTAGGTGGGTTAGTTGGATTAGGAGCAGGAAATTTATCTGGAAATCTAGAAGTTAATATATTACTATATTCAGCAATTGGAGTAATAACTAATTCCCTAGCCATAGGAATGTTATTTAAACCATATAAACCTTTTATTGGAATTCAAGGTGTTATTCCTAAAAATAAACCAAGGTTTGCTAAGAATATGGCAAAGTTTGTAGATGAGAGACTTCTTAATGAAAAGGTAGCTGGGGAAATGTTTCGTGATAAAAAAGAAAATATTTTAAAATTATTAAAGGATGAAATAAGTGAAAATAATTTTAAATTAGTGGAAGAATTATTTCTTAAAAATAGTGATTCTATATTTAATTTAAGTTATGAAATTATTAAATGCAAAGTACATGAGAATCAAAATAGCATATACAATAAAATAGGGGATTCAATTGGAAAAAATAAAATAGATACAATTTTTTCAAAGGATGTGGAAAATAAATTATCAAATTTAAAAATTAAAATTATTCAAGATATGGATGAAATTTTCTTTAATGAGATGCGTATAAAATTTAGGTCAAATAAAGCCTTAGGTGACATTATTCCAATAAAAGTTAAAAGTCATGTGAATAATATGTTAGAAAATAAAATAGAAAAGTTTATTAGAACTAAAGGAATAGAAAATATTGAAAATACAAAGGTACTTAATTTCATATATGAGAGTTTAAATAAAAAAGATGAAATATTTCACAGGAAATTACTTGAGATAATAGGTAAGGATACTTCCCTTGGGAAAGATATTGGAAATTATATGAAACAATTATTAAATGACGAGAACTTAAAAAAAAGTATAATGGATTCTATAAAAATTGGATTTTCTAAGGAATTTCCTAAAGACAAGAGAATGGATCAATTGTTTAATGGGAAATTAATAGAGATAGTTTATAATAATAAAGAAAAATTTATTGAAACTTTTTATAATAAAATAGAGAACCTATTTAAAAATGAAAGACAGAACTTAATTAATACAACTATTAATGGAGTTACAAGTGAGTTAGGGTTATTTCAAAGGGGAACCTACAATGTAATAGGAGGAGATGAATTAATAGAGAAAATAGTTTCTAATTTTTTATATAATAAGGTTCCATATTTAATAGAAGATAGTAAAGGGATGTTATCAAAAGTTATAGAAGGAATAATAAATGAGTTTGCTAGTTCCAGTGTGGAAGATTTTTCAATAGAATTAAATCCAAGTGGTGTTAAAGACCTTGTTGATAATATTTCCACTTCTAATACAGGGAAAGAAAAGATTCAAGAAATATCTAAGTTAATAATGTCAAACTTCTTAGACAAAACCCCAGAAGATTATTTGAAAGTTATTAATATAAAAAGTCTAGTGGATGTATTTAAACTTTTCCAAGGGGATGTACTAAAGCTTTTAGAAAGTGTTAAGACAGGGAAAGAAGAAAAAATACAAAGTGTTTCTAACATAATAAGTAATTTGTTAGGAGATTTTATAGAAGAAGATGTATATCCTTTGAAAATTAATAATTTAACCACAAAATTTTCTGATGATGACATTAGAGAAGTAATGGGTAAAATATACACCAATGTATTTTACTCAAATACCTTTGAAAATATAGGAAAAGAATACACTAAAGATTTAGGGGATAAAGTTAAAAATATGGATGTTTCTGATTTTGTGGATATCCCTAATTTTAAAGATAATATAAAAAATCTTTTGAATAATGAAGAATGGTATTTGAAAATTAAGGGGAAATTAGGTGAAAATTGTAAACTAGACTTTGAAAAGAATATTTTATCAATATTTAATTCCATAGAATATTCAACTAAAATGGAAATTTTAGATATTCCAATTGATTCATTTATAAATAGTCTTGCAGACAATTTTCAAGGAATTATAAAATCTTTAAACATAGCTAAAGTTACAGAAGAAGAGATAAATCTAATGTCTGATGCTAAGTTAAGGGAAGTTTTCTTAAGGATAGTAGGAACATATTTTAGAAAACTTAAAATATACGGAGTAAATGGATTCTTATTTGGTATTAACAATTTATTTTCTATATTTTTAGTATTCATATATTTAGCACAATTATTAAAATCAAAAAAAGAAACTGAGCATAAAAAATAAAGAAAGAAAGCATATGTTAAACATATGCTTTCTTTTAATCATTTATACATTTTGGGATTACGGATATTAACTTTTTTATGTCCTCAGGATGGATATCCCCAATATTTCCAATTCTAAATGAATTTTTTTCAGTTAATTTCCCTGGATATATTACAAAGCCTTTTTCTTTCAATGTGTTATAGAAATTTTTGAAATTAAAATTTTTATTTTTTGGAGAAAGAAAAGTTGTAATTATAGGAGAAAGAGCTGATCTTTCAATAAGGGTTTCATAACCTAAATTTTTTCATTCCCTCTAGAAGAATAGCGTTATTTTCCTTATATCTTTTTTCTCTTTCTTTTATTCCACCTTCATTTTCAAGTTCCAATAAAGCCTGATAGAAAGCTCTAACCACGTGTGTGGGAGAAGTGAATCTCCATTTTCCATTGAAATCATTCATTGTTTTCCATTGGCTATAAAGATCTAAAGAAAGGGATTTAGCTTTATTTTTACATTTTATTATTGCTTCTATTTTCCCAATAATAAATCCAAAGCCAGGGACACCTTGAATACATTTATTAGAGGAAGAAATTAAAAAATCACAGTTTGTTTTTTCCATGTCTATTGATATTCCTCCAAAACTACTCATTGCATCTATAATATAAGAAAGATTATATTTTTTTGCTATTTCTCCCACTTCATTAATGGGATTTAATCTTCCTGTGGTAGTTTCACAATGAACCATGGCAATATGAGTAAATTTTTCTTCTTTTATTGTTTCTTCTATAGTCTTTAAATTAATAGCTCCCAACTCACCAAAATCTAATATTTTATAATTGTGTTTTAAAATATTTGAAATTTCTCCAATTCTGTTTCCATAAGCTCCATTTGCTATAACTAGCAGTTTTTCCTCTGAAGATATACTACCACCTATAACAGCTTCAACTGAAAAAGTTCCACTTCCTTGGATTAAAACAACAGAATATTTTTTTGAATTGAGATATGCAATATCAAGTAATCTTTTTCTTAAATCTTGCACAAGATTATTATAATCATCATCCCAAGTACATAAATCTTTCATCATAGCTTTTCTTACACTTTTAGTTGTTGTTAAAGGGCCAGGTGTTAATAATAAATAGGGATTTTTTTCTTCTAATTTTTGATTTATAATTTTAATAGCTGCATAAACTTCTGTAATATCATCTATAACCATATGTGCCCCTGCTAAAATCATTTTTTCTTTTACTTTTCTCATTTTTTCTCCAAGTATTTTTTTATCCATAGCATTAACTTCATCTTCCCTAAGTCCAAGTTCATTACTTCCTTTGATTACTCCAATTGTCCAAACCCCTGCATTGATTCCCTCTTTAATATCTGAAATAGTGTCTCCAATTTTTACAACTAGATTGGGATCTTTTATATTAAATAAGCTCATATTTTCATATATCATATAGGGATAAGGCCTTCCAACTGATGTTTCTGTTGGGGTTACAAAAATATCAGGAGAGTATCCTTTCTTTTTTGCTCCATCTATAACTATATCTAGCATTTTTCTAGTATACCCAGTTGTACTTCCAATTTTAATGTTATTGTCTCTTAATTTTTTTGCTAATGGGATGATCCCAGATATTGGAGTTGTATAATTTTCAAGAATTTCAAATAATTTTTTTTCAAAATTAAAGTAAAGGTCACTAATATCATTTTTATTCCATTCTCTGTTATATTTTTTCTTCCATAGGTCAGTTATTCTAGAATTTTTTAAAATAGCTTCTATGTGATCTATTTTTGAAAGTCCCATAGGTTCCCTTGCCTCTCCATAGGTTATATTTATACCCTTTTCTTGAAATATTTTTATAAATACTTCAAGAGGTGCAAAGCAACCATAGTCAACAGTAGTTCCTGCCCAATCAAAAATTACCAATTTAATTTGTTTATTATTTTTCATTTTTCCTCCAATTTTTAATTAATTCATATATAAATTTTAGAAACAAATTTGTTCCAATTATTAAAGCACCCATTGCAGCAGCTTTTGCTTGATCTCCCATATCATTTAAATTTATCATAGCAACAGTTGCCAAAGTTGTTGTGGAAGTATATAAAAATATAACAGCTGAAACAGTTGTCATAGTATTAAAAAAATAATACATAAATATTTCTCCAATTGTATCTAAAGTTAAGGGAATGGTTACCTTAAACAAGGTTTTATACCAAGGTATTCCAATTGAAGAGGCTATTGTTTCAAATTCCTTATCAAGTTTTTTTAATCCTGTAAAAGCAGTCATATATGTCACAGAAAAAAAATGTATTATATTAACTAAAATTAAAATATATATGGTTCTATAGATTAAATTAAAAGGATTAGCTATTTCTCCTATAAAGGGGAGATAAAAAGACTGACTGTTAAAAAAGAAAATATATGAAAGCCCTAATACCATACCAGGCAATGCTAGGGGAATTATAAAAAACAAATTATTTATTTTTTTTATTAAAATAATTTCCTCTGTTTTTAAAGATATGTAGGCACATAAATAAGAAATAATAGTTCCAGCTAAACTTGTAAATAAAGCTATAATTAGAGAATTTTTATAAAATGATAAAGGACCTCCATTAAGATCAAAGAACTTATAATTATTTAAAGTTAATTTAAAATTATAAGGCCACATTTTGATGAAAGAAGTTACAACAGGAGTAATAATTAATAGAATTATAGCTGTTGCAATTAAATATGAAAATACATTAAAAAATATATCTCTAGGTACACATTTTTTCACTTTATATTCAGTGGAGCTTCCGTTGAATACGTCCCTTTGTTTTTTTGAAATATTATTTTCTATAAAAAAGGCTAAAAGAGCTGGAATAATTAAAAGAATGCTTATAACAGCTCCTCTTTCCATGTTTTGTTGCCCAACAACTTGCTTGAAAATATCAGTGGCAAGAACATTGTAATTACCCCCAACAACTTTAGGTCCTCCAAAATCTGTAAAAGATAGTATAAAAGAAACAATCATTGATGAGAAAATTGCATATTTACAACTAGGCAAAGTTACGCTAATAAATTGTTTGAATTTATTTCCTCCTAAAGTTTCTGAAACTTCATACAGTCTATAATCACTATTTTTTAAAGAAACCAGCAATATTAAATAGACTTGGGGAAGTGTATACATAACTTCACTTATAATAATTCCAACAGGACCATATAAATTAATATTCATTTTAAGAAAAGGAAGATGTCCAAAGAATCCAGTGGTAACAAGGCCCATTCTTCCAAATAGATAAACTAAGGATATTCCGTGTAGCATTGTAGGGGCAAATAGAGGTAAGAGAATAGCTAATTTTAAAAATCTCTTACTAAAAAGATTACATCTAGAAATCCCATAGGCATATATAAACCCTAGAATCAATGAAACGCTTGTTGAAAATATACTTATAAAAAAAGTATTTTTAAAGGAGGAAAAAATATTTGGAGATTTTAAGTATTCTGAAAAATTCTTAAGACCAACAAATTCATTATTATAGTTATGGAAAGCCTTTGAAATCAAAGAAATTAAAGGAAGACCTATTCCAATAAAGAAAAATAAAAATATAATAATAACCACTAAATCCCTTAGTTTTTCTGAAAGTAAACTATTAGGCTTAATAACCTTATTTATAAGCATAAATCCTCCTTATAATAGTTTTTGTTAATTTTAAAAAATATTCTTCTTCCTATTTCTAAAATTAAGCTATGATTTTTAGGTAAAGTTATTTCTATTATTTGCTTATTATGTTCTATTTTGAGGATATAGTAAGATCCAAAATAGTCCCAAGAAAGTATTAATCCACTAAAAACTTCAGCATCATTACTTTTAGCAATACTTATATCTTCTGGTCTTGCAAATATTTTTTTATTATTAATTTTGAACTCATTCATTTTTCCAATAAAAGTAGCTACAAAATCATTTTTTGGGTGATTATATATTTCTTCAGGAGTACCAATTTGAACAAGGTTACCAGAGTTCATAACAAGTATTCGATCTCCTAAGGCTAGAGCTTCTTCTTGATCATGAGTTACCATTATAGTTGTAATTCCAAGTTTCTTTTGTAAATTTTTAACGTCATTTCTCAGTTTTTCACGAACTTTTGCATCTAAGGCAGAAAGAGGTTCATCTAACAATAAAATATCAGGAGAGAAGGCTAAAGCCCTTGCTATAGCCACTCTTTGTTGTTGCCCTCCAGATAATTCAGTTGAATATTTTTTTTCACTTCCTCTTAATCCAACCATTTTTAAGGCTTCATCAATTTTTTTGTGAATAATATGATTTTGAATTTTTTTATTTTTCAGTCCAAAGGCTATATTTTCTTCAACAGTCATATTAGGAAATAAAGCATAAGATTGAAATACTATAGCTAAATTTCTTTTGCTTGGATGTTCTTTTGTAATATCTTCTCCATTTAGGAAAATCTTTCCTGAGTTAATGTTTTCTAAACCTGAAATAGCTCTTAAAAGTGTTGTTTTCCCACATCCAGAGGGACCTAGAAAGCATATGAACTCTCCTTTTTTTATTTGAAAACTAATGTTTTTCAAAGCTTTAAATTTTCCATAACTTTTTTCAATGTTTTTTATTTCTAAGTAATCCATATAACCATCCTTTTATTTTGTTTCTGTTTTTGAGCCAAAATTATTTTCCCATTTATGCAATATACTATCCCTATTAGTGGCAGCCCAATTAAAATCATTTTCTATTAATTTATTTATTGGATTTTTAGGGAATCCTTTAGGAACAGAAACATTTATGTCTCTAGATACAATTGCATAGGATTTAGAATATTCTTTCATGGTATTTTCTGAAATTGCCCAATCTAGAAACAATTTAGATTCTTTTTTAATAATTTTTTTGTTAATTAAAGCGTTAGCTTCAGAATCCCATCCACATCCTTCAGTTGGAAAATAGACATTTACAGGGGCACCTTGATTCATTAGTTTAATTCCAGGATAATCATAGGATATTCCTATTGGGGACTCTCCTTTAGCAGCCATTTTAGAAGGCTTTGATCCAGAATGAGTATAAACTCCAATATTTTTATGAAGGTCTTTCATATACTCCCAAGCTTTGTTTTCTCCCATCAATTGTATTAAAGCTGAGACTGTTAAAAATCCTGTTCCAGAAGAATTGGGATTTGGCATGGAAATTAAGCCCTTATAATTTGGATTTAATAAATCCTTAAAACTCTTAGGCTCCTTTAGACCTAACTTTTTTAATTCTATTTTATTTACTACAATTGCATTCATCCAAGCATTATTTCCAACCCATTTAGGTTTAGTTCCACTTTGATCAACAAATTTTTTATTAATGTGTTCAATTCCTTTAGGGGAATATTCTTTTAAAAGATTTACTTTATTTAAGCTCAGTATTCCAGTTGCAGCAGTTCCCCAAATTACATCAGCTTGAGGATTATCTTTTTCAGCTAAAAGTTTGGATATTATAATTCCTGTGGAGTCTCTGATTACATTTAACTTTATATTTGGATATTTTTCCTTGAATCCTTTTAAATATTCTGGAATCTGTTCAGTTTCTAAAGCAGTATAAATATTAATCTCTTTTTTAGGAGTCTTTATAGATTTATCTCCGCATCCTACAATCACCCCAATTAAAGCTAAAGCACTAAATAATTTTTTGATTTTCATATTTCCTCCTAAGTATTATTTTTTATTTAAAATATCTTTAGATTTATTATACAAAGCCTTTGTTAAATTAAAGTGTTTTTAAGGTAAAAGAAAAGTAAAAGTTATGTAAATAAAAACAGTTGACCTTAAAGCCAGCTGATTTAGTAGACTGTTTTAATTTATTTTTATTGAAATGTTTATAAAAATCAAGTATAATAGCTTGGAAAGATTACACTAGATTGACCAAAGGTTAATTTAGCAATTAAATCAAATAGTTTAAAAAAATCTTTAATCTTTAATTTATAATTTTTTAATAATTCCTAGATTATCATTGAATAATAATGTCTTGATTTGAATATTTTATTAAAATATATTTTAAAAGTAATATTGTATTACTTGTTTAAAAGAAATCAAAGCATTTTTATATTATTGTAAAAAATGAAATATTAGGAGGACCAAAAATGAATTTAGAAATTAAAAAGTTTGACAAACTGACAACAAAGGAACTATATGATATATTAAAAGTAAGATTAGAAGTATTTATTATAGAACAAGGATGTTTTTATAAGGATGCAGATGGAAGAGATTTTGAGTCTGATCATTTAATGATTAAGGAAGATGGAAAACTACTTGCCTATCTAAGAATTATAAAGCCTGGAATTGCCTATGATGTCTGTTCTTTAGGAAGAGTTTTAGTAATTAAAGAAGCTAGAGGAAGAGGTCTTGCTAAAAAAATTGTTAAGAATGGAATAGATCATGTGGTAAATAATTGGAATGAAAAAAATATAAGAATAGCTGCTAAAAACTATCTTAGAGAATTCTACGAAAGTTTTGGCTTTAAACCTATATCAGAGGTTTATCTAGAAGATGGAATCCCCCATGTGAATATGACTTTGGAGGTTAAAAAATGAAATTATTAAATGAAAGTTTAAGAATAAGTTTAAAGCTTTTGAAGATAATGCTACCAATAAGTATTTT
The window above is part of the Fusobacterium sp. IOR10 genome. Proteins encoded here:
- the phnW gene encoding 2-aminoethylphosphonate--pyruvate transaminase, which translates into the protein MKNNKQIKLVIFDWAGTTVDYGCFAPLEVFIKIFQEKGINITYGEAREPMGLSKIDHIEAILKNSRITDLWKKKYNREWNKNDISDLYFNFEKKLFEILENYTTPISGIIPLAKKLRDNNIKIGSTTGYTRKMLDIVIDGAKKKGYSPDIFVTPTETSVGRPYPYMIYENMSLFNIKDPNLVVKIGDTISDIKEGINAGVWTIGVIKGSNELGLREDEVNAMDKKILGEKMRKVKEKMILAGAHMVIDDITEVYAAIKIINQKLEEKNPYLLLTPGPLTTTKSVRKAMMKDLCTWDDDYNNLVQDLRKRLLDIAYLNSKKYSVVLIQGSGTFSVEAVIGGSISSEEKLLVIANGAYGNRIGEISNILKHNYKILDFGELGAINLKTIEETIKEEKFTHIAMVHCETTTGRLNPINEVGEIAKKYNLSYIIDAMSSFGGISIDMEKTNCDFLISSSNKCIQGVPGFGFIIGKIEAIIKCKNKAKSLSLDLYSQWKTMNDFNGKWRFTSPTHVVRAFYQALLELENEGGIKEREKRYKENNAILLEGMKKFRL
- a CDS encoding ABC transporter ATP-binding protein yields the protein MDYLEIKNIEKSYGKFKALKNISFQIKKGEFICFLGPSGCGKTTLLRAISGLENINSGKIFLNGEDITKEHPSKRNLAIVFQSYALFPNMTVEENIAFGLKNKKIQNHIIHKKIDEALKMVGLRGSEKKYSTELSGGQQQRVAIARALAFSPDILLLDEPLSALDAKVREKLRNDVKNLQKKLGITTIMVTHDQEEALALGDRILVMNSGNLVQIGTPEEIYNHPKNDFVATFIGKMNEFKINNKKIFARPEDISIAKSNDAEVFSGLILSWDYFGSYYILKIEHNKQIIEITLPKNHSLILEIGRRIFFKINKNYYKEDLCL
- a CDS encoding putative 2-aminoethylphosphonate ABC transporter substrate-binding protein, which encodes MKIKKLFSALALIGVIVGCGDKSIKTPKKEINIYTALETEQIPEYLKGFKEKYPNIKLNVIRDSTGIIISKLLAEKDNPQADVIWGTAATGILSLNKVNLLKEYSPKGIEHINKKFVDQSGTKPKWVGNNAWMNAIVVNKIELKKLGLKEPKSFKDLLNPNYKGLISMPNPNSSGTGFLTVSALIQLMGENKAWEYMKDLHKNIGVYTHSGSKPSKMAAKGESPIGISYDYPGIKLMNQGAPVNVYFPTEGCGWDSEANALINKKIIKKESKLFLDWAISENTMKEYSKSYAIVSRDINVSVPKGFPKNPINKLIENDFNWAATNRDSILHKWENNFGSKTETK
- a CDS encoding GNAT family N-acetyltransferase, translating into MNLEIKKFDKLTTKELYDILKVRLEVFIIEQGCFYKDADGRDFESDHLMIKEDGKLLAYLRIIKPGIAYDVCSLGRVLVIKEARGRGLAKKIVKNGIDHVVNNWNEKNIRIAAKNYLREFYESFGFKPISEVYLEDGIPHVNMTLEVKK
- a CDS encoding putative 2-aminoethylphosphonate ABC transporter permease subunit, which gives rise to MLINKVIKPNSLLSEKLRDLVVIIIFLFFFIGIGLPLISLISKAFHNYNNEFVGLKNFSEYLKSPNIFSSFKNTFFISIFSTSVSLILGFIYAYGISRCNLFSKRFLKLAILLPLFAPTMLHGISLVYLFGRMGLVTTGFFGHLPFLKMNINLYGPVGIIISEVMYTLPQVYLILLVSLKNSDYRLYEVSETLGGNKFKQFISVTLPSCKYAIFSSMIVSFILSFTDFGGPKVVGGNYNVLATDIFKQVVGQQNMERGAVISILLIIPALLAFFIENNISKKQRDVFNGSSTEYKVKKCVPRDIFFNVFSYLIATAIILLIITPVVTSFIKMWPYNFKLTLNNYKFFDLNGGPLSFYKNSLIIALFTSLAGTIISYLCAYISLKTEEIILIKKINNLFFIIPLALPGMVLGLSYIFFFNSQSFYLPFIGEIANPFNLIYRTIYILILVNIIHFFSVTYMTAFTGLKKLDKEFETIASSIGIPWYKTLFKVTIPLTLDTIGEIFMYYFFNTMTTVSAVIFLYTSTTTLATVAMINLNDMGDQAKAAAMGALIIGTNLFLKFIYELIKNWRKNEK